In Arthrobacter sp. CDRTa11, one DNA window encodes the following:
- a CDS encoding universal stress protein, which produces MSVAVGYASSKEGRAALHAAINEAALRATTLQILGPAVAEESTASDLDIKEAIQAAASLGVRATLRRHEGLDPADIMIDASYEEDVELIVIGVRRRSPVGKLFLGSTAQRVILEAGCPVTAVKADVGPVA; this is translated from the coding sequence ATGAGCGTCGCGGTTGGGTACGCATCCAGTAAGGAAGGGCGGGCTGCACTGCATGCCGCCATCAATGAGGCAGCTCTGAGGGCCACAACGCTGCAGATCCTGGGGCCCGCAGTGGCGGAAGAATCCACGGCTTCAGACCTGGACATCAAGGAGGCGATCCAGGCCGCAGCGTCCCTCGGCGTCAGAGCCACGCTGCGCCGTCATGAGGGCTTGGACCCCGCGGATATCATGATCGACGCCTCCTATGAGGAGGACGTTGAGTTGATTGTCATCGGCGTGCGCCGGCGCTCTCCTGTCGGCAAGCTGTTCCTGGGCAGTACAGCGCAGCGGGTGATCCTGGAGGCGGGCTGCCCTGTCACGGCGGTCAAGGCCGACGTCGGACCCGTTGCCTAA
- a CDS encoding FhaA domain-containing protein, translated as MGLLDKVERGIEKAVRGVFSTGSKAQVEPVEIASRLRREVDNKAITIAAGRTLAPNIFDVQLSDDDFRRAQDWGTPLAEELCDVVINHVRSQGYTLKGSVRISFRRAEELRAGDFEIKSSTENSAAAPGRPSPRPNMPAAPSRAPIRLQPVLDIDGQRYSLNAPSIVLGRSSEADILVDDTGVSRKHLEIRTQNGVTSAVDMGSTNGSYVNGHKVSGSTELTDGSTITMGRTKIIFRLLPANTGGRP; from the coding sequence ATGGGATTGCTGGACAAGGTCGAGCGTGGCATCGAGAAAGCCGTCCGCGGTGTCTTCTCCACCGGTTCAAAAGCGCAGGTGGAGCCCGTGGAGATTGCCAGCCGCCTCCGCCGCGAAGTGGACAACAAGGCCATTACCATCGCAGCCGGACGCACGCTGGCGCCCAACATCTTCGACGTCCAGCTCAGCGATGACGACTTCAGGCGCGCCCAGGACTGGGGCACCCCGCTGGCCGAGGAACTTTGCGATGTGGTGATCAATCATGTCCGCAGCCAGGGGTACACGCTGAAGGGTTCCGTCCGTATTTCCTTCCGCCGTGCGGAGGAGCTTCGGGCCGGTGACTTTGAGATCAAGTCCTCCACCGAAAATTCGGCGGCCGCCCCGGGCAGGCCGTCACCGCGGCCCAACATGCCGGCTGCGCCGAGCCGCGCGCCCATCCGCCTCCAGCCCGTCCTGGACATCGATGGCCAGCGGTACTCGCTTAACGCGCCATCCATTGTGCTGGGACGGTCCTCAGAGGCCGATATCCTGGTTGACGATACCGGCGTCTCACGCAAACACCTCGAAATCCGTACGCAAAACGGTGTGACCAGCGCGGTGGACATGGGTTCCACCAACGGCAGCTACGTCAACGGGCACAAGGTGTCCGGAAGCACCGAACTCACTGACGGCTCCACCATCACGATGGGACGGACAAAGATCATCTTCCGCCTGCTGCCCGCCAATACCGGTGGCCGCCCATGA
- a CDS encoding FHA domain-containing protein FhaB/FipA, with protein sequence MSELTITALRFGFLLLLWVLIFSIVSAMRRDLMVGRKAAVGTPTARQVRRNPELAEGPPQPVKQQARQLVVTEGPLKGTTLPLAASPILLGRAQEATLVLEDDYASGRHARLFPQGSRWFIEDLGSTNGTYLADQQLTRALPVEPGVPVRIGKTVIELRP encoded by the coding sequence ATGAGCGAACTGACCATTACGGCGCTGCGGTTTGGATTCCTGCTTCTGCTCTGGGTCCTCATCTTCAGCATCGTCTCGGCCATGCGCCGCGACCTGATGGTGGGCCGCAAGGCCGCCGTCGGAACTCCCACAGCGCGCCAGGTCCGCAGGAATCCTGAACTGGCCGAAGGACCGCCCCAGCCGGTGAAACAGCAGGCGCGGCAACTTGTGGTCACCGAGGGCCCGCTCAAGGGGACCACCCTTCCGCTGGCGGCCAGCCCCATTCTGCTCGGCAGGGCCCAGGAAGCCACCCTTGTGCTGGAAGACGATTACGCTTCAGGCCGCCACGCCAGGCTTTTCCCGCAGGGCAGCCGGTGGTTCATCGAAGACCTCGGATCCACCAACGGCACTTATCTTGCCGATCAGCAACTTACCCGTGCCCTGCCCGTTGAGCCTGGCGTACCCGTGAGAATCGGCAAGACGGTCATCGAATTGAGGCCATAA
- a CDS encoding ABC transporter substrate-binding protein, with translation MTPSSKHPFHPALLTWPALASAGLLALSGCSVANSDGGTAAASTVRVVLGQEPPTLEACESNLTSTGVVVRSNVTEPLIERNPQTGELEPKLATEWKATSGTEWTLKLREGVTFQDGTPFNAEAAAFTIDRAVNSKLGCNVEGYVFGDADLQVKAVDATTLTVTTPEPDPILPLRLSFLEVVPVSTSTTEKVREPIGTGPYKIEKWDAGQKISLTSWDGYWGDKPAYAKAEYQWRSESSVRAAMITSGEADVAMGLSPDDNMGDLGIDYPNNETVALRLDANEAPLNDIRVRQAINFAIDKEGIVNSLYQGKHQVAAQLVPEGIVGHNPELKGWAFDLDKAKDLVSQAKADGVDTSAQISLVVRSAQFPKITELAQVLQEQLSQAGLNVKLKMLETSQHLTYQVRPFADDEGAVALMTQHGNQAGDAAFTVDQYMLSTGAQSYFGTPEFDAMIKKADAASGDERKKDFEEIFAYQNDKVVQFAHISHQTGIIGKAKSVNYTPNSSSGDELRVSEMTPAS, from the coding sequence ATGACGCCTTCTTCAAAGCATCCTTTTCACCCCGCCCTGCTCACGTGGCCGGCCCTGGCCTCTGCGGGGCTTCTGGCACTCAGCGGCTGCTCAGTGGCCAATTCCGACGGCGGCACAGCCGCCGCAAGCACCGTCCGCGTGGTGCTGGGCCAGGAACCCCCCACCCTGGAAGCGTGTGAATCCAACCTGACGTCTACCGGGGTTGTGGTCCGCTCCAACGTCACCGAACCCCTGATCGAGCGGAACCCCCAGACAGGCGAACTCGAACCCAAGCTCGCCACCGAATGGAAAGCCACCTCTGGTACTGAATGGACGCTGAAGCTGCGCGAGGGCGTCACGTTCCAGGACGGCACTCCGTTCAACGCTGAAGCCGCCGCTTTCACCATCGATCGGGCGGTTAACTCCAAACTCGGCTGCAATGTTGAAGGCTATGTCTTTGGCGACGCCGACCTGCAGGTTAAGGCGGTGGATGCCACCACCCTGACAGTCACCACACCCGAACCGGATCCGATCCTCCCGCTGCGCCTTTCGTTCCTGGAAGTTGTTCCGGTTTCAACATCCACCACCGAGAAGGTCCGCGAACCGATCGGCACCGGCCCCTACAAAATCGAGAAGTGGGACGCCGGCCAGAAGATCTCCCTGACCAGCTGGGACGGCTACTGGGGCGACAAGCCCGCCTACGCCAAAGCCGAATACCAGTGGCGCTCGGAAAGCTCGGTGCGTGCCGCGATGATCACCAGTGGCGAAGCGGACGTGGCCATGGGCCTGAGCCCGGACGACAACATGGGCGACCTCGGGATCGACTACCCCAACAACGAAACCGTGGCATTGAGGCTCGACGCCAACGAGGCCCCGCTGAACGACATCCGGGTCCGGCAGGCCATCAACTTCGCGATCGACAAAGAGGGAATCGTCAATTCGCTCTACCAGGGCAAACACCAGGTGGCCGCCCAGCTGGTTCCGGAAGGCATCGTTGGTCACAACCCTGAGCTGAAGGGCTGGGCTTTCGACCTGGACAAGGCCAAGGACCTGGTTTCCCAGGCCAAGGCAGACGGCGTGGATACCTCCGCCCAGATCTCCCTCGTTGTCCGCAGCGCACAGTTCCCCAAGATCACCGAACTGGCGCAGGTCCTGCAGGAACAGCTGAGCCAGGCCGGACTGAACGTCAAACTGAAGATGCTTGAGACAAGCCAGCACCTGACGTACCAGGTCCGTCCCTTCGCCGACGACGAAGGCGCTGTGGCCCTGATGACCCAGCACGGCAACCAGGCAGGCGACGCAGCGTTCACCGTTGACCAGTACATGCTGTCCACCGGTGCCCAGAGCTACTTCGGCACTCCTGAGTTTGACGCCATGATCAAGAAGGCTGATGCCGCTTCGGGCGACGAGCGGAAGAAGGACTTTGAGGAGATCTTCGCGTACCAGAATGACAAGGTTGTCCAGTTCGCGCACATCTCCCACCAGACCGGCATCATCGGCAAGGCAAAGTCCGTGAACTACACACCGAACTCCTCAAGCGGCGATGAACTGCGCGTTTCGGAAATGACCCCGGCCAGCTAG
- a CDS encoding ABC transporter permease — MNSPITEPAAQELPASDHAAAVKGSAVKGTEKQDGKLSLFRLLLKDRFATVSAVLLVLIGLTALIGPALMGDLATKQNLLFANKAPFSFAYGWEYILGSDSLGRSMLARLVVASRTTFSVALPAVAAALLIGSLWGVWAGYHRGWRENVSMRIADVIMSFPSLLLAVVVLYVFSPSAGNIVLILALTRIPIYLRTARAESAELQSRTFVDAARTFGARPNAIIGRHVIPVVLPTLLTLATLEFCYVMLAESSLSFLGIGIQPPDVSWGLMVSQGRQYLQTAWWLSIFPGVAIVITTIAANVLAAWLRIATDPAQRWRLALPRKRLIARIPVKEAQP, encoded by the coding sequence ATGAACAGTCCAATAACTGAACCGGCAGCGCAGGAGCTGCCGGCAAGCGATCATGCAGCCGCTGTTAAGGGCTCCGCTGTTAAAGGCACGGAAAAGCAGGACGGAAAGCTGAGCCTCTTCCGCCTCTTGTTAAAGGACCGGTTCGCCACGGTATCCGCTGTCCTCCTGGTCCTGATCGGCCTAACCGCCCTCATAGGGCCGGCCTTAATGGGTGACCTGGCCACAAAACAGAACCTGCTGTTTGCCAACAAGGCTCCCTTTAGCTTCGCTTACGGGTGGGAGTACATCCTGGGCAGCGACTCGCTGGGCCGGAGCATGCTTGCCCGGCTGGTGGTGGCCAGCCGGACCACCTTCTCGGTGGCCTTGCCTGCCGTGGCGGCGGCGCTGCTGATTGGTTCGCTGTGGGGAGTCTGGGCCGGTTATCACCGCGGCTGGCGCGAGAACGTGTCCATGCGCATAGCCGACGTCATCATGAGCTTCCCCTCCCTGCTGCTCGCCGTGGTTGTCCTGTACGTCTTTAGCCCCAGCGCCGGCAACATCGTGCTGATCCTGGCCCTCACCCGGATCCCTATTTACCTCCGCACCGCACGCGCGGAATCAGCCGAACTGCAGAGCAGGACCTTCGTGGATGCGGCCCGGACCTTTGGCGCCAGACCCAACGCGATCATCGGAAGGCACGTCATCCCCGTGGTGTTGCCCACCCTCCTGACGCTGGCAACGCTGGAGTTCTGCTACGTCATGCTCGCCGAATCGTCCCTGAGTTTCCTTGGCATCGGCATCCAGCCGCCGGACGTGAGCTGGGGCCTGATGGTGTCGCAGGGGCGTCAATACCTGCAGACGGCCTGGTGGCTGTCCATCTTTCCCGGCGTCGCCATCGTTATCACCACCATCGCCGCCAACGTGCTGGCCGCCTGGCTGCGGATCGCGACAGATCCGGCCCAGCGCTGGCGCCTGGCCCTTCCCCGCAAGCGGCTGATTGCCCGCATTCCAGTCAAGGAGGCACAGCCGTGA
- a CDS encoding PP2C family protein-serine/threonine phosphatase: MAAPDISAHEAKPVQRPLIMRYAARSDVGRIRAKNDDSAYVGRHLAVVADGMGGHAGGDVASAATVLDMLHLDHGDYDGDAATVLADEIQTANSLLSELVHINPKLAGMGTTVTALLLAEGKLHFAHIGDSRAYRLRDGIFEQVSVDHTFVQRLIDEGRLRPEEAETHPHKNVLMRVLGDVDASPELDLAVLDVRPGERWLLCSDGLNYVAGHVVERTVRETKDLRECVETLVDLTLEAGSPDNVTVVMVEIAEETPDDVNTAAVDLVPPAVAAGAAGSSNIAAPGPAGKSGSGPHEAAPALPSPGAAGPAKGSTSGESAEGAQTGSQTSAAGGAGSTRAVPPADAAEAASGGPAAVSAGSDGGTPEDTGTEDQASSTDPQLGEHLTAEVLKEELASRPHELVGAAASAAESGSIPTIAGRAVARRAATVLTHKAEQPAGDYEEFLGQPRPRRWVTLSIAAAVVIALTVGLWLGYAWTQTRYYVGEYNSKVAIYNGVSQRLGPIQLSTLEAETEIRMDSLPQFSQQRVRQTVPARDLYDAQRIVKNLELTGTTSPADECVTPSPTPGTTTAAATAPPADPAAPAATPAPVAPDPAAPPVTPAPTATSSPTAICEGGQ, encoded by the coding sequence ATGGCCGCCCCTGACATTTCCGCACACGAGGCCAAGCCCGTGCAGCGGCCCCTCATCATGCGCTACGCAGCGCGCTCGGATGTGGGCCGCATCCGCGCCAAGAATGACGACTCCGCCTACGTGGGACGCCACCTGGCGGTCGTGGCGGACGGCATGGGCGGGCACGCAGGCGGCGATGTTGCTTCGGCGGCCACCGTCCTGGACATGCTGCACCTTGACCACGGGGATTACGACGGCGACGCCGCCACTGTCCTGGCGGACGAGATCCAGACAGCAAACTCGCTGCTGTCCGAACTGGTGCACATCAATCCGAAGCTCGCCGGCATGGGGACCACAGTCACCGCCTTGCTCCTGGCTGAGGGCAAGCTGCACTTCGCCCACATCGGTGACTCCCGCGCCTACCGCCTGCGCGATGGCATCTTTGAACAAGTCAGCGTGGACCATACGTTTGTCCAGCGCCTGATCGATGAAGGCAGGCTCCGCCCCGAAGAGGCTGAAACCCACCCGCACAAGAACGTCCTGATGCGCGTCCTGGGAGATGTGGATGCAAGCCCCGAGCTGGACCTCGCCGTCCTGGACGTCAGACCCGGCGAACGCTGGCTGCTCTGTTCCGACGGACTGAACTACGTTGCCGGCCATGTGGTGGAGCGGACAGTCCGCGAGACAAAGGATCTGCGCGAGTGCGTCGAGACCCTTGTTGACCTGACCCTCGAGGCCGGCTCGCCGGACAATGTCACCGTGGTGATGGTGGAGATCGCCGAGGAAACGCCCGACGACGTCAACACTGCCGCCGTCGACCTCGTCCCTCCCGCGGTGGCAGCCGGAGCCGCCGGATCATCCAACATTGCGGCACCAGGTCCCGCCGGTAAATCCGGTTCAGGGCCGCATGAGGCAGCCCCGGCCCTCCCGTCGCCAGGAGCGGCCGGGCCGGCCAAGGGCTCTACTTCCGGGGAATCAGCTGAGGGCGCACAGACCGGTTCACAGACCAGCGCAGCAGGAGGCGCCGGTTCCACCCGGGCAGTTCCTCCCGCAGATGCCGCGGAAGCTGCATCCGGCGGTCCCGCGGCGGTTTCCGCCGGCTCGGATGGCGGCACACCAGAGGACACCGGCACCGAAGACCAAGCCTCCTCCACGGACCCGCAACTGGGCGAGCACCTCACCGCCGAAGTCCTGAAGGAAGAGCTGGCTTCGCGGCCACACGAACTCGTGGGAGCGGCGGCCTCGGCTGCGGAGTCAGGCTCCATTCCAACCATCGCCGGCCGCGCCGTTGCCCGACGCGCCGCCACTGTCCTCACCCACAAAGCCGAGCAGCCGGCCGGAGACTACGAGGAGTTCCTCGGACAGCCCCGGCCCCGCAGGTGGGTGACCCTGTCCATCGCCGCCGCTGTGGTGATTGCCCTGACAGTCGGGCTCTGGCTGGGATACGCCTGGACCCAAACGCGCTATTACGTGGGCGAATACAATTCCAAGGTTGCCATCTACAACGGTGTATCCCAGCGCTTGGGGCCCATCCAGCTCTCCACCCTGGAAGCTGAAACGGAGATCCGGATGGATTCGCTTCCCCAGTTTTCGCAGCAGCGTGTCCGCCAGACCGTCCCCGCCCGCGACCTTTACGATGCCCAACGGATCGTCAAGAACCTTGAACTCACCGGAACAACGTCCCCGGCTGATGAGTGCGTGACGCCGTCTCCGACTCCCGGAACCACCACGGCTGCCGCCACAGCGCCGCCGGCCGATCCCGCCGCGCCGGCCGCAACGCCGGCTCCAGTAGCGCCGGATCCGGCGGCTCCGCCTGTGACGCCCGCGCCAACAGCTACTTCCAGTCCCACTGCCATCTGCGAGGGGGGCCAATGA
- a CDS encoding ABC transporter ATP-binding protein gives MRTAAEQAPAPRTRTAVNPRKEATAHDVVLQVRDLAVDIRTHRGTVRAVNSVAFEARAGETLALLGESGCGKSMTAKALAGIMDPVCDLAGGEIILNGTDLAPLTPKERLKFAGPELGIVFQDALTALNPVYTVGTQLGEAFRIHRGLNAKQARVEAVELMKRVGIPEPESRINSYPHQFSGGMRQRILIAMAVALNPRLLIADEPTTALDVTVQAQIMQLLRTLREEGQMAVVLITHDLAVVAEEADSVAVMYAGNVVESGPVSEVFSDPRHPYTKGLLESVPVHLERGAQLKSIAGSPPELHDIPSGCVYQSRCPLVQDVCRAERPVLRPVRPLTQSGTPDQPLSETHSGTQSGSQEQPVRAAACHFSEELNNV, from the coding sequence GTGAGAACAGCTGCAGAACAAGCTCCCGCCCCACGCACCAGGACCGCAGTAAATCCGCGCAAAGAGGCCACGGCGCATGACGTTGTCCTGCAGGTCAGGGACCTGGCCGTGGACATCCGCACCCACCGGGGTACGGTCCGCGCTGTCAACAGCGTGGCCTTCGAGGCCCGTGCCGGAGAAACCCTGGCCCTGCTGGGCGAATCCGGCTGCGGCAAGTCCATGACAGCGAAGGCCCTTGCCGGAATCATGGATCCGGTCTGTGACCTGGCCGGCGGAGAGATCATCCTCAATGGGACCGACCTCGCGCCGCTGACTCCCAAGGAAAGGCTTAAGTTCGCCGGACCGGAACTGGGCATCGTCTTCCAGGACGCACTCACGGCCCTGAATCCCGTTTATACCGTGGGCACCCAGTTGGGGGAGGCATTCCGGATCCACCGTGGCCTCAACGCAAAGCAGGCCCGGGTTGAGGCAGTGGAGCTGATGAAGCGTGTGGGAATTCCGGAGCCCGAGTCCAGAATCAATTCCTACCCCCATCAGTTTTCGGGGGGCATGCGCCAGCGCATCCTGATCGCCATGGCCGTGGCCCTGAACCCGCGGCTGCTGATTGCCGATGAGCCCACCACCGCCCTGGACGTCACGGTCCAGGCGCAGATCATGCAGCTGCTGCGGACCCTCCGCGAAGAGGGCCAAATGGCCGTTGTGCTGATCACCCATGACCTGGCTGTGGTTGCTGAGGAAGCCGATTCGGTGGCCGTCATGTACGCGGGCAACGTGGTGGAGAGCGGTCCGGTCTCCGAGGTCTTCTCTGATCCACGCCACCCCTATACCAAAGGCCTCCTGGAGTCGGTGCCGGTGCATTTGGAACGCGGCGCCCAGCTGAAGTCCATCGCGGGCAGCCCGCCGGAACTTCATGACATCCCCTCCGGCTGCGTCTACCAGTCACGGTGTCCGCTGGTGCAGGACGTCTGCCGGGCTGAGCGCCCCGTACTGCGTCCGGTGCGTCCGCTGACGCAATCTGGCACCCCTGACCAACCCTTGTCTGAAACCCATTCCGGAACCCAGTCCGGCAGCCAGGAACAGCCGGTACGCGCCGCCGCCTGCCACTTCAGTGAGGAGCTGAACAATGTCTGA
- a CDS encoding ABC transporter ATP-binding protein produces the protein MSEPLLKIDGLSKTFHVARSASGNTRLKALDGISLTVGRGETLGLVGESGCGKSTLARTLMMLETPDEGTVSFEGTNPFGLRGKELLTWRRRVQMVFQDPFASLNARMNAGDIVSEPWATHRSLYPSSKEREARVRELLHMVGLRPSDARKSPQEFSGGQRQRLGIARALALNPDVIILDEPVSALDLSVQAQVLNLLNDLQKELGVSYIFISHDLTVVRHVADRVAVMYLGRIIETGATEEVFDHPRHPYTAALMSASPKLDVSGAKRDRIVLKGELPSPLDPPSGCRFRTRCWQAQDICAKVAPEPQVLAAPDGTRHVAECHFPLETIKGLTGAAASAG, from the coding sequence ATGTCTGAGCCCCTGCTGAAAATCGACGGCCTCTCCAAGACCTTCCACGTAGCCAGGAGCGCCAGCGGCAACACCCGGCTGAAGGCCCTGGACGGGATCAGCCTGACCGTGGGCCGCGGCGAGACACTGGGCCTGGTGGGGGAGTCGGGGTGTGGAAAGTCCACGCTGGCCAGGACCCTGATGATGCTGGAGACGCCGGACGAAGGGACGGTCAGTTTTGAAGGAACCAACCCCTTCGGCCTGCGCGGAAAGGAACTCCTCACCTGGCGGCGGCGGGTCCAGATGGTCTTCCAGGACCCCTTTGCCTCCCTGAACGCGCGCATGAACGCCGGCGACATCGTCTCCGAACCATGGGCCACACACCGCAGCCTCTACCCGTCGTCGAAGGAGCGCGAGGCCAGGGTCCGCGAACTGCTGCACATGGTGGGACTGCGTCCGTCCGACGCCCGTAAGTCTCCGCAGGAGTTCTCCGGTGGCCAGCGGCAGCGCCTGGGCATTGCCCGTGCGTTGGCGCTGAACCCTGACGTCATCATCCTGGACGAACCAGTCTCCGCCCTTGACCTCTCCGTGCAGGCGCAGGTCCTGAACCTGCTCAATGACCTTCAAAAGGAACTCGGAGTGTCCTACATCTTCATCTCCCATGACCTCACGGTGGTCAGGCATGTGGCAGACAGGGTGGCAGTGATGTACCTGGGCAGGATCATCGAAACGGGAGCCACTGAAGAGGTCTTTGACCATCCCCGGCACCCCTACACTGCTGCCCTGATGTCGGCGTCGCCGAAGCTGGACGTCAGCGGGGCGAAGCGGGACAGGATTGTCCTCAAAGGTGAGCTGCCCTCTCCGCTGGATCCGCCGTCGGGCTGCCGCTTCCGAACCCGGTGCTGGCAGGCGCAGGACATCTGCGCCAAGGTGGCACCGGAGCCGCAGGTGCTGGCTGCCCCCGACGGCACCCGGCACGTGGCGGAATGCCACTTTCCCCTGGAGACCATCAAGGGACTGACAGGCGCCGCGGCTTCGGCCGGATGA
- a CDS encoding ABC transporter permease: MLIYLRKRILSSALPLVVVIVGVFALARMTGNPASLYLPLNATQQMRDEFTARNGFDQPLLVQMADYFGGVLRLDFGQSLRTGQDAAAMALRAFPATLQLAATTMVLAVLLALVVGCWAALKPNGIADRISSFVSMAAASIPDFWLAIVGIWVFAITLGWLPTSGVSGASAWVLPIATLLLRPFGVLVQIVRGSMVSALSEPYIKLARSRGAGELRVVTHHALRNAAAPALTVAGDLTVGLVNGAVVVETIFGWPGIGKLMIDSILQRDFAVLQAAVLLTAVAIFALNILIDMGYALLDARVRPVTARA, from the coding sequence ATGCTGATCTACTTGAGAAAGCGCATTCTTTCCAGCGCACTTCCGTTGGTAGTGGTAATCGTCGGTGTATTTGCACTGGCCAGGATGACGGGCAATCCCGCCAGCCTGTACCTGCCGCTGAACGCCACCCAACAGATGCGGGACGAGTTCACCGCACGCAACGGTTTCGACCAGCCGCTGCTGGTTCAGATGGCCGATTATTTTGGCGGCGTGCTCCGCCTGGACTTTGGCCAGTCCCTGCGGACCGGACAGGACGCGGCAGCCATGGCTTTGCGCGCCTTTCCTGCCACCCTGCAGCTCGCCGCCACCACCATGGTGCTGGCCGTCCTGCTGGCGCTGGTGGTGGGTTGCTGGGCCGCGCTGAAACCGAACGGCATCGCCGACCGGATCTCAAGTTTTGTCTCCATGGCTGCGGCTTCCATCCCGGACTTCTGGCTGGCCATCGTGGGCATCTGGGTCTTCGCCATTACCCTGGGCTGGCTTCCGACATCCGGGGTGTCGGGAGCCAGCGCCTGGGTGCTGCCCATTGCAACCCTGCTGTTGCGGCCCTTCGGCGTGCTGGTCCAGATCGTCCGCGGCTCCATGGTGTCCGCGCTGTCGGAGCCGTACATTAAGCTGGCCCGCAGCCGCGGCGCCGGCGAGCTGCGGGTGGTGACCCATCACGCACTGCGGAATGCCGCAGCACCTGCCCTCACCGTGGCAGGTGACCTGACAGTAGGCCTGGTCAACGGTGCCGTTGTGGTGGAGACCATCTTCGGCTGGCCCGGGATCGGAAAGCTGATGATTGATTCGATCCTGCAGCGCGACTTTGCCGTCCTGCAGGCGGCGGTGCTGCTTACCGCCGTCGCAATCTTCGCCCTGAACATCCTCATCGACATGGGCTACGCGCTGCTGGACGCACGCGTCCGCCCGGTCACGGCAAGGGCATAG
- a CDS encoding 2-hydroxyacid dehydrogenase translates to MNNTAVLQVGPLMPLVQDAIVGDYGALRLPDSVPDQEEFLRRHGESFGVAVTSGKIGVGTELMRALPNLRAVVNFGVGYDTTDVAQAVQRGITVSNTPDVLNDCVADTAMALYLDVLRKTSAADRYVRRGDWVDKGNFPLATKASGKRVGILGLGRIGQVIARRLEAFDCTISYHNRSRVAGVSYEYAASPRELAEGCDVLIIAAAGGPESAGLVDADVIAALGAKGYLINIARGSVVDQEALVSALLAGRLAGAGLDVFADEPKVPEDLLALDNVVLLPHLGSGTHETRAAMAELTLANLRSFLATGSVLTAVTV, encoded by the coding sequence ATGAACAACACAGCCGTCCTGCAGGTGGGGCCCCTTATGCCTTTGGTCCAAGACGCCATCGTTGGCGACTACGGAGCCCTGCGGCTCCCCGATTCAGTTCCGGACCAGGAGGAATTCCTGCGAAGGCATGGGGAGTCCTTCGGCGTCGCGGTCACCTCCGGAAAAATCGGGGTGGGCACCGAGCTGATGCGCGCCTTGCCCAACCTCCGCGCGGTGGTCAATTTCGGCGTTGGCTATGACACCACGGACGTTGCCCAGGCTGTCCAACGGGGCATCACCGTCAGCAACACGCCCGATGTCCTTAACGATTGCGTGGCGGATACTGCGATGGCGCTCTATCTCGACGTCCTGCGCAAAACCAGCGCCGCGGACCGCTATGTGCGCCGTGGGGATTGGGTTGACAAGGGAAACTTTCCGCTTGCCACCAAGGCAAGCGGAAAACGGGTTGGCATCCTGGGGCTTGGCCGGATAGGACAGGTCATTGCGCGGCGGCTTGAAGCGTTCGACTGCACTATCAGCTACCACAACCGCAGCAGGGTAGCCGGGGTCAGTTATGAGTACGCCGCGTCCCCCCGGGAACTCGCCGAGGGCTGCGATGTGCTGATCATCGCTGCCGCCGGCGGTCCGGAATCGGCGGGGCTGGTGGACGCGGACGTCATTGCCGCCCTCGGTGCCAAGGGCTATCTCATCAACATCGCGCGGGGTTCAGTGGTGGACCAGGAAGCTCTGGTTTCCGCCCTGTTGGCCGGGCGGCTTGCCGGCGCCGGGCTGGATGTCTTTGCGGACGAGCCAAAGGTTCCCGAGGATCTCCTGGCCCTGGACAACGTGGTCCTGCTGCCGCACCTGGGCAGCGGTACGCACGAAACCAGGGCCGCCATGGCCGAGCTCACCCTGGCAAACCTCAGGTCATTCCTGGCAACGGGGTCCGTCCTGACAGCCGTCACCGTATGA